Proteins encoded within one genomic window of Lysinibacillus louembei:
- a CDS encoding uroporphyrinogen-III synthase: MHSNAPLTGKTIYVTGTQKVQTIAQLVAQYGGEVQAFPLIAVQTCESEEDAEWLQRLPAYDWLIFTSQNAVTSFMQKVKHVSNRIAAVGAKTKEALEQYGYTVDFVPSVYSADVFVKEFPQVMGEATCLFLRGSLAKTTIKDALCCDEWTIYETVPTTAHVQAMKESLLQAAEPIVVFASPSAVQVYAEHIVPTIGWQDITVASIGHITTAALQKYGATVTVQPQTYTMQAVIEQLIGGITK, encoded by the coding sequence ATGCATAGTAATGCCCCGCTTACAGGGAAAACGATTTATGTAACAGGCACACAGAAGGTACAGACGATTGCGCAGCTTGTTGCACAGTATGGAGGAGAGGTGCAAGCCTTTCCTCTCATTGCAGTACAAACGTGTGAAAGTGAAGAAGATGCTGAATGGCTACAGCGTCTACCCGCGTATGACTGGCTCATTTTCACAAGCCAAAATGCGGTAACAAGCTTTATGCAAAAGGTCAAGCATGTATCAAATCGCATTGCAGCTGTAGGGGCAAAAACAAAGGAAGCGCTAGAGCAGTATGGCTACACTGTGGATTTTGTCCCAAGCGTTTATAGTGCAGATGTGTTTGTGAAGGAGTTCCCACAAGTAATGGGAGAGGCGACTTGCCTTTTTTTACGAGGCAGCTTAGCAAAAACTACGATAAAAGATGCTTTATGCTGTGATGAATGGACGATTTATGAAACAGTGCCTACGACAGCGCATGTACAAGCAATGAAGGAAAGCTTATTACAAGCAGCAGAGCCGATTGTCGTTTTTGCGAGTCCTTCAGCGGTGCAAGTATATGCTGAACATATTGTCCCAACAATTGGCTGGCAGGACATAACCGTTGCTTCCATCGGCCATATTACAACAGCCGCTTTACAAAAGTACGGTGCAACTGTTACTGTACAGCCACAAACATACACAATGCAAGCAGTGATAGAGCAATTAATAGGAGGAATTACAAAGTGA
- the hemL gene encoding glutamate-1-semialdehyde 2,1-aminomutase, with translation MRSYEKSKQAFSEAIDLMPGGVNSPVRAFKSVNMSSIFMESGQGAIIRDIDGNEYIDYVLSWGPLILGHTHPEVVAAISEQAAKGASFGAPTLSENKLAKLVMERLPSIEMIRFVSSGTEATMSALRLARGYTGRDKILKFEGSYHGHGDSLLIKAGSGVATLGLPDSPGVPADVAKNTLTVAYNDLESAKLVFEKFGNELAAVILEPVAGNMGVVPPQPGFLEGLRELTTAHGTLLIFDEVMTGFRVDYGCAQSYYGITPDLTCLGKVIGGGLPVGAFGGKREIMEQIAPAGPIYQAGTLSGNPLAMTAGYETLVRLNKESYDYFRKLGDQLEEGFRVAATKYNIPHTVNRAGSMIGFFFTNEEVINFETAKTSDLQLFAEYFKLMAEEGIFLPPSQFEGMFISTAHTEEHIAKTVDAFHKVFARLAR, from the coding sequence ATGCGTTCATATGAAAAGTCAAAGCAAGCATTTAGCGAAGCCATTGATTTAATGCCAGGTGGCGTCAACAGCCCTGTTCGCGCATTTAAATCAGTCAATATGAGTTCGATTTTTATGGAATCTGGTCAAGGTGCAATCATCCGTGACATTGATGGTAACGAATATATCGACTATGTATTATCATGGGGACCATTAATTTTAGGCCATACGCATCCTGAAGTTGTCGCGGCGATTAGTGAACAGGCAGCAAAAGGGGCTTCATTTGGTGCACCAACTTTATCTGAAAATAAATTGGCAAAGCTAGTGATGGAGCGTTTACCATCGATTGAAATGATTCGTTTCGTGTCATCAGGTACGGAAGCAACAATGTCAGCATTACGCTTAGCACGTGGCTACACAGGACGTGACAAAATTTTAAAATTCGAAGGCTCTTATCATGGGCATGGTGATTCATTATTAATTAAGGCAGGCTCTGGTGTCGCAACACTTGGCTTACCAGATAGCCCGGGTGTACCAGCAGATGTTGCCAAGAATACATTAACAGTGGCGTACAATGATTTAGAATCAGCGAAATTAGTATTCGAAAAATTTGGCAACGAGTTAGCGGCTGTTATTTTAGAGCCTGTTGCAGGTAATATGGGCGTTGTACCTCCCCAACCAGGCTTCTTAGAAGGCTTGCGCGAGCTAACAACAGCACATGGCACATTATTAATTTTTGATGAAGTTATGACAGGCTTCCGCGTAGATTATGGCTGTGCGCAAAGCTATTACGGTATCACACCTGATTTAACTTGCTTAGGTAAAGTAATCGGTGGTGGTTTACCAGTAGGTGCTTTCGGTGGGAAGCGTGAAATTATGGAACAAATCGCTCCAGCAGGTCCGATTTACCAAGCGGGTACATTATCAGGAAATCCACTTGCGATGACAGCAGGCTATGAAACGTTAGTGCGCTTAAATAAAGAGTCATACGACTATTTCCGTAAGCTAGGTGATCAATTAGAAGAAGGCTTCCGCGTAGCAGCAACGAAGTATAATATTCCACATACAGTAAATCGTGCAGGCTCCATGATTGGCTTCTTCTTTACAAACGAGGAAGTGATCAATTTCGAAACAGCGAAAACATCTGATTTACAGTTATTTGCAGAATACTTCAAATTGATGGCAGAGGAAGGCATTTTCCTACCACCATCACAATTTGAAGGCATGTTTATTTCAACAGCACATACAGAGGAGCATATTGCTAAAACGGTGGATGCTTTCCATAAAGTATTTGCGAGATTAGCAAGATAA
- the radC gene encoding RadC family protein, whose amino-acid sequence MSMLPELKIRDVHEADRPRERLIRQGAESLSNQELLAILLRTGTKESSVLALANRVLVDFEKLHALKHATFEEITSIKGIGEAKAVQLLAAIELGRRLAQKEIDSRYTIRSPEDAATFLMPEMEPLTQEHFVALFLNTKNQIIHKQTIFIGSLNASIVHPRELYREAIKRSAASIICAHNHPSGSAAPSPEDIEVTLRLQEAGVIIGIELLDHGARCS is encoded by the coding sequence ATGTCAATGCTCCCAGAATTGAAAATTCGCGATGTCCATGAAGCAGATCGCCCTAGAGAACGCCTCATACGTCAAGGGGCAGAAAGCTTATCGAATCAAGAATTACTGGCCATTCTATTACGGACAGGCACAAAAGAATCCTCAGTGCTCGCACTCGCCAACCGAGTACTGGTGGATTTTGAAAAACTCCACGCATTAAAGCATGCCACATTTGAAGAAATAACATCCATTAAAGGTATCGGCGAAGCGAAAGCTGTACAATTATTAGCTGCCATTGAGCTAGGAAGGCGTCTCGCACAAAAGGAAATAGATTCCCGCTACACCATCCGCTCACCCGAAGATGCCGCTACTTTTTTAATGCCTGAAATGGAGCCTTTAACACAGGAACATTTCGTGGCGCTTTTCCTCAATACGAAAAATCAAATTATCCACAAGCAAACCATTTTTATCGGCTCACTTAATGCCTCCATTGTGCATCCTAGAGAGCTTTATCGAGAAGCAATTAAGCGTTCGGCTGCTTCTATTATTTGCGCACACAATCACCCTTCTGGAAGTGCAGCGCCGAGTCCAGAGGATATAGAAGTGACGCTTCGCTTACAAGAGGCTGGGGTCATTATTGGGATTGAACTTTTAGATCATGGTGCGCGTTGTTCCTAG
- a CDS encoding bifunctional folylpolyglutamate synthase/dihydrofolate synthase, translating to MFQTMQQCTDFIFQLKASSYKGAPLEAMSKILAALGHPERKTKFIHFAGSNGKGSTLNATREILMAHDWTVGAFISPHLERANERITINQQEISDEQFLRYANAVAQAVEEQLNGQFPSFFEVVTCIALQHFAEEEVDIALLETGIGGRLDATNVVIPEVSVITTISLEHTDLLGDTHALIAAEKAGIIKKGKPVVVGVEHPEARETIRQIAQQQEAPSYLLHESFQVERLANGAFHYKGDCSISNIQPAMEGIHQQNNAALAITASKLVLRELREEAVRVALHRAKWQGRFERFGTNLILDGAHNSEGTAALIQTLQQVEPNKKYHFLYAALQDKDHAVSIQIMEQVATALYFTTIQMPRAMSAQALAAQSPNSHIVEDWAKFLAEQQLAEDELLIITGSLYFIGEVRTFLTQRGVQ from the coding sequence ATGTTTCAAACGATGCAGCAATGTACAGATTTTATTTTTCAATTAAAGGCAAGCAGCTATAAAGGCGCGCCGTTGGAGGCAATGAGCAAAATATTGGCAGCGCTTGGACATCCAGAGCGTAAAACGAAATTTATTCATTTTGCAGGCTCTAATGGCAAAGGCTCAACATTAAATGCGACGAGAGAAATTTTAATGGCGCATGACTGGACTGTAGGCGCTTTTATTTCACCACATTTAGAGCGAGCAAATGAGCGCATTACGATTAATCAGCAAGAAATTTCAGACGAGCAGTTTTTACGCTATGCCAATGCGGTAGCACAGGCTGTCGAGGAGCAGTTAAACGGGCAATTTCCAAGCTTTTTTGAAGTCGTGACATGTATTGCACTTCAGCATTTTGCAGAGGAAGAGGTCGATATTGCATTGCTTGAGACAGGTATTGGTGGAAGGCTTGATGCGACAAATGTTGTGATACCTGAAGTGAGTGTCATTACAACAATTTCGTTGGAGCATACGGATTTATTAGGTGATACACATGCACTAATTGCGGCTGAAAAGGCAGGCATTATTAAAAAAGGTAAGCCTGTCGTTGTTGGTGTGGAGCATCCAGAGGCGAGAGAGACTATTCGCCAAATCGCACAGCAGCAGGAGGCACCAAGCTATTTATTGCATGAATCGTTTCAGGTTGAGCGCTTGGCAAATGGGGCATTTCATTATAAAGGGGATTGTAGCATTTCTAATATTCAACCAGCGATGGAAGGGATACATCAGCAAAATAACGCAGCCTTAGCGATTACAGCGAGCAAGCTAGTGTTAAGGGAGCTTAGAGAGGAAGCAGTGCGTGTGGCGTTACATCGTGCCAAGTGGCAAGGTCGCTTTGAGCGCTTTGGCACAAATCTTATTTTAGATGGTGCACATAATTCAGAAGGAACGGCTGCCTTAATTCAAACATTGCAGCAAGTAGAGCCAAATAAAAAATACCATTTTCTCTATGCGGCATTGCAGGATAAAGATCATGCTGTGAGCATTCAAATAATGGAGCAAGTCGCGACTGCACTGTATTTCACAACAATTCAGATGCCGCGTGCGATGTCAGCCCAGGCTTTGGCAGCACAAAGTCCCAATTCACATATTGTAGAGGATTGGGCAAAATTTTTAGCGGAGCAACAATTGGCAGAGGACGAGTTGCTCATTATCACGGGCTCCCTCTACTTTATTGGTGAGGTACGTACATTTTTAACACAGCGAGGTGTGCAATGA
- the hemC gene encoding hydroxymethylbilane synthase, translating to MRKIIVGSRKSKLALTQTNWFINELRASGAPFEFEVKEIVTKGDRILDVQLSKVGGKGLFVKEIEQALYDKEIDFAVHSMKDMPAVLPEGLVIGCIPPREDARDAFISKGHVKFADLPKGAVVGTSSLRRSAQLLQVRPDLEIKWIRGNVDTRLAKLETEEYDAIILAAAGLKRLGWSDDVVTEYLDIDICLPAVAQGSLGIECRADDVELLEALSKLTDEATWQAAHAERTFLAEMDGGCQVPIAGYAKVDGDNITLTGLVAAPDASVTYKETITGTDAAEIGKEVAALLTKQGAFELIQRVKAEQDA from the coding sequence GTGAGAAAAATTATTGTTGGTTCACGTAAAAGTAAGCTTGCATTAACACAAACAAATTGGTTTATTAATGAATTGCGTGCTTCAGGTGCACCTTTCGAATTTGAAGTAAAGGAAATCGTAACAAAAGGTGACCGTATTTTAGATGTACAGCTGTCTAAAGTGGGCGGTAAAGGCTTATTCGTTAAGGAAATCGAGCAAGCATTGTACGACAAAGAAATTGACTTTGCAGTGCATTCGATGAAGGATATGCCTGCTGTGTTGCCAGAAGGCTTAGTGATTGGTTGTATTCCGCCACGTGAAGATGCACGTGATGCATTCATTTCAAAAGGGCATGTGAAATTTGCCGATTTACCAAAGGGTGCTGTTGTTGGCACAAGCTCATTGCGTCGCAGTGCACAGCTTTTACAAGTGCGACCAGATCTTGAAATTAAATGGATTCGTGGCAATGTTGATACGCGTTTAGCGAAGCTTGAAACAGAGGAATATGATGCGATTATTTTAGCAGCAGCGGGCTTAAAGCGCCTTGGCTGGAGCGATGATGTAGTGACAGAGTATTTAGATATTGATATTTGTTTACCAGCAGTTGCGCAAGGTTCATTAGGGATTGAATGTCGCGCAGACGATGTGGAGCTACTGGAGGCTCTTTCAAAGTTAACAGACGAGGCAACTTGGCAAGCAGCACATGCTGAGCGTACATTCCTTGCTGAAATGGACGGAGGCTGTCAAGTACCGATTGCAGGCTATGCCAAGGTTGATGGTGACAACATTACATTAACAGGCTTAGTCGCTGCACCTGATGCTTCTGTTACATACAAGGAAACGATAACAGGAACAGATGCGGCAGAAATCGGCAAAGAAGTAGCAGCGTTACTAACGAAGCAAGGAGCATTTGAGCTGATTCAACGTGTGAAGGCTGAGCAAGATGCATAG
- a CDS encoding GNAT family N-acetyltransferase, which produces MHSRNNESIILAAKVQNDYAGFVQLFPIFSSVALKRAYILNDLFVVEKYRRKGVTEQLMQAAFRFAEEQNARYVTLETAITNVTAQALYEKVGMKVEETVKHYIRYW; this is translated from the coding sequence GTGCATTCAAGAAATAACGAATCCATTATTTTAGCAGCAAAAGTACAAAATGATTATGCGGGATTTGTCCAATTATTTCCGATATTTTCATCTGTTGCGCTGAAGCGAGCATATATTTTGAATGATTTATTTGTTGTGGAAAAGTATCGCAGAAAGGGGGTTACGGAACAATTAATGCAAGCGGCTTTCCGATTTGCCGAGGAACAGAATGCTCGCTATGTAACACTAGAAACAGCTATCACAAATGTTACAGCACAAGCGTTATATGAGAAAGTGGGTATGAAGGTGGAGGAGACAGTAAAACATTATATACGTTATTGGTAA
- a CDS encoding bifunctional folylpolyglutamate synthase/dihydrofolate synthase → MIPKLDEYKKRWQLPSDDVIKPGLQRMLQALQQLGQPQQSLQVIHFAGTNGKGSTLTFVEQMAREHGLTVGKFMSPCIVDVHDQIQMNGQPITQAQMDAGFKQMVTAGLQNLLTDFELLTCAALQHFHNEQVDLVLLEAGMGGREDSTNIVMPIVSVIPSIALEHTNFLGTTLAQIAAHKAGIIKQERPVVIGRLPKEAYEVVKAEAQHQNAPFFALGEAFEIDGTTYHHKARQLEIRNLQRRLLGTHQGENMAVAITSFLEAAATLSIAVDIAAIERAVYAAQVAGRFEQVLPHVYFDGAHNPASIAALVQTIQQQFPNEQVEIVLGMLADKDVAQAIQLLATVASKFIFVDFDNPRAMKATQMLEMQAGTIMTLPQAANYLKHDCKTKIVTGSLYLLSELRAL, encoded by the coding sequence ATGATACCGAAATTGGATGAATATAAAAAACGTTGGCAATTGCCAAGTGACGATGTGATTAAGCCAGGCTTGCAACGCATGTTACAGGCATTGCAACAGCTTGGGCAGCCACAGCAATCATTGCAGGTCATTCATTTCGCAGGCACGAACGGCAAGGGCTCGACATTGACATTCGTTGAGCAAATGGCTAGAGAGCATGGCTTAACGGTGGGTAAATTTATGTCACCGTGTATTGTCGATGTACATGACCAAATTCAAATGAATGGACAACCTATTACGCAAGCACAAATGGATGCAGGTTTCAAACAGATGGTGACAGCAGGGCTACAAAATTTATTAACAGATTTTGAGCTACTAACATGTGCAGCATTGCAGCATTTTCACAATGAGCAGGTGGACTTAGTATTGCTGGAGGCAGGTATGGGAGGGCGTGAGGATAGTACAAATATCGTGATGCCTATCGTTTCCGTTATTCCAAGCATTGCCCTAGAACATACCAATTTTTTAGGCACAACATTAGCACAGATTGCGGCACATAAGGCAGGCATTATTAAACAGGAAAGACCTGTTGTGATTGGGCGTTTGCCTAAAGAGGCATATGAAGTTGTCAAAGCTGAGGCTCAACATCAAAATGCGCCATTTTTTGCGCTTGGTGAAGCATTTGAAATTGATGGGACAACATATCATCATAAAGCACGTCAGCTTGAAATTCGTAACTTGCAAAGAAGGCTTTTGGGCACGCATCAAGGGGAGAATATGGCAGTTGCGATTACCTCCTTTTTAGAGGCTGCCGCCACCCTTTCCATAGCAGTTGATATAGCTGCCATTGAACGTGCTGTCTATGCCGCACAAGTAGCTGGGCGCTTTGAGCAAGTATTGCCACATGTTTATTTCGACGGTGCACATAACCCAGCGAGCATTGCGGCACTTGTCCAAACAATTCAGCAGCAATTTCCGAATGAACAAGTGGAAATTGTGTTAGGAATGCTAGCAGATAAAGATGTCGCACAGGCGATACAGCTACTAGCAACTGTCGCTAGCAAATTTATTTTTGTCGATTTTGACAATCCACGTGCAATGAAGGCAACGCAAATGCTTGAAATGCAGGCTGGCACAATCATGACATTGCCACAAGCTGCAAATTATTTAAAGCACGATTGCAAGACGAAAATTGTCACAGGCTCCTTATATTTATTAAGCGAGCTACGAGCTTTGTAG
- a CDS encoding Maf family protein, with amino-acid sequence MNIIAQTEFVLASASPRRKELLAQLGIAFEVITSNVEETSVQAQSVEQYVQEVARLKTRDVAAQCGKKTVIGADTIVVFQDRLLHKPKNRAEAITHLQALSGNAHRVLTAVVIIQPDGEETVFVEETVVKFKQLSFELIEAYVDSGDPFDKAGGYGIQTHGALFVERIEGDYNNVVGFPLASLFEQLIHLRLLTF; translated from the coding sequence ATGAATATTATTGCACAAACAGAATTTGTACTGGCGTCAGCATCACCAAGACGCAAGGAGCTATTAGCGCAGCTAGGTATAGCGTTTGAGGTCATAACAAGTAACGTAGAAGAAACAAGTGTACAAGCGCAATCTGTCGAACAGTATGTGCAGGAGGTTGCCCGTTTGAAAACACGAGATGTCGCTGCACAATGTGGGAAGAAAACGGTAATTGGCGCTGATACAATTGTTGTCTTTCAAGACCGTTTACTACATAAGCCTAAAAATCGTGCAGAAGCGATTACCCATTTACAGGCGTTATCTGGCAATGCCCATCGCGTATTGACGGCAGTGGTCATTATTCAACCAGATGGTGAGGAAACGGTTTTTGTAGAAGAAACAGTTGTGAAATTTAAGCAGCTATCCTTTGAGCTAATTGAAGCGTATGTTGATTCTGGTGATCCATTTGATAAAGCAGGAGGCTACGGTATCCAAACACATGGTGCTCTTTTTGTTGAACGAATCGAAGGTGACTATAACAATGTCGTAGGGTTTCCGTTAGCCTCGTTATTTGAACAGCTCATTCATCTGCGCCTCCTAACATTTTAA
- the hemB gene encoding porphobilinogen synthase produces the protein MTQLHFQRHRRLRQSTGMRAMVKETYLHKEDFIYPIFVAEGENIKNEVASMPGVFQLSLDNLGAELDEIVALGIPAVILFGLPAEKDAIGSGAYHDHGIIQKATRYAKEHHPELLVVADTCLCEYTDHGHCGVVEGEQILNDPSLNLLAQTAISQAKAGADIIAPSNMMDGFVAAIRAGLDEAGFAHIPIMSYAVKYASGYYGPFREAADGAPKFGDRKTYQMDPSNRLEAMREAASDVEEGADFLIVKPALAYMDIIRDVKNNFALPVVAYNVSGEYAMVKAAAINGWIDEKAVVMETLLGMKRAGADLIITYHAKDAARWLEEK, from the coding sequence GTGACACAATTACATTTCCAAAGACACCGCCGTTTACGCCAAAGCACAGGGATGCGTGCAATGGTAAAAGAAACGTATTTGCATAAGGAAGATTTCATTTATCCGATCTTTGTTGCGGAAGGGGAAAATATTAAAAATGAAGTGGCATCAATGCCAGGTGTTTTCCAGCTTTCTTTAGACAATTTAGGTGCTGAGCTAGATGAAATCGTAGCGCTAGGTATTCCAGCCGTTATTTTATTCGGCTTACCTGCTGAAAAGGATGCTATCGGCTCTGGTGCATATCACGATCATGGTATTATTCAAAAGGCAACACGTTATGCAAAGGAGCATCATCCAGAGCTTCTTGTTGTGGCAGATACGTGCCTTTGTGAATATACAGACCATGGACACTGTGGCGTTGTAGAAGGCGAGCAAATTTTAAATGACCCATCATTAAATTTACTAGCACAAACAGCGATTTCACAGGCGAAGGCTGGGGCTGATATTATTGCGCCATCGAATATGATGGATGGCTTCGTAGCGGCGATTCGCGCAGGATTAGATGAAGCAGGCTTTGCTCATATTCCGATTATGTCATATGCGGTGAAATATGCTTCTGGCTATTATGGCCCGTTCCGTGAGGCAGCAGACGGTGCGCCAAAGTTCGGCGATCGTAAAACCTATCAAATGGACCCATCTAATCGTCTAGAGGCGATGCGTGAAGCAGCATCTGACGTGGAGGAAGGGGCAGATTTCTTAATCGTCAAGCCAGCTCTTGCATACATGGATATTATTCGTGATGTGAAAAATAACTTTGCTTTACCTGTTGTTGCTTACAATGTGTCAGGTGAATATGCGATGGTGAAAGCAGCTGCTATCAATGGCTGGATTGATGAAAAAGCAGTTGTAATGGAAACACTTCTTGGTATGAAGCGCGCAGGCGCAGATTTAATTATTACATACCATGCAAAAGATGCCGCACGTTGGTTGGAGGAGAAATAA
- a CDS encoding valine--tRNA ligase produces the protein MTEQLTMSTKYEPNAIEAGRYEWWLKGKFFEAQPASDKEPYSIVIPPPNVTGKLHLGHAWDTTLQDILIRMKRMQGYDALWLPGMDHAGIATQAKVEQKLREQGVTRYDLGREKFLEKTWEWKEEYAGHIRDQWAKLGLALDYSRERFTLDEGLSDAVKEVFVQLYEKGLIYRGERIINWDPAAKTALSDIEVIYQDVQGAFYHMKYPLADGSGYVEVATTRPETMLGDSGVAVHPDDERYQHLIGKTVILPIVGREIPIVADDYVDKDFGTGVVKMTPAHDPNDFEVGNRHNLERILVMNEDGTMNELAGKYKDMDRFECRKQIVADLQEAGVLFKIEEHMHSVGHSERSGAVVEPYLSAQWFVKMQPLADASLELQKDEAGKVNFVPARFENTYARWMENIRDWCISRQLWWGHQIPAWYHNETGEIYVGKEAPADSENWTQDEDVLDTWFSSALWPFSTMGWPDAENEEFKRYYPTSTLVTGYDIIFFWVSRMIFQGLEFTGERPFKDVLIHGLVRDAEGRKMSKSLGNGVDPMDVIDQYGADSLRYFLATGSSPGQDLRYSTEKVEATWNFANKIWNASRFALMNMDGLTYDEIDLTGNLSVADKWILSRLNNTIERVTALSDKYEFGEVGRELYNFIWDDFCSWYIEMAKLPLYGEDEAAKKTTRSVLAHVLDQTMRLLHPFMPFITEEIWQHLPHEGESITVAAWPTVNQAFSFEQDEQSMKLLMDIIRSVRNIRAEVNTPMSKKVGLYVSAKDAATAAVLETNKAYIEKFCNPEPLIIGENVEVPGQTMSAVVTGAEVFLPLAGLINVEEEIARLEKELEKWAKEVKLVTGKLSNEKFVSKAPEALVQAEREKLADYEEKHATVEKRLAELKNM, from the coding sequence ATGACAGAACAGCTAACGATGTCAACAAAGTATGAGCCAAATGCCATTGAAGCAGGACGCTATGAGTGGTGGCTTAAAGGGAAATTTTTTGAAGCACAGCCAGCTAGCGATAAAGAGCCTTATTCAATTGTAATTCCACCACCAAACGTAACAGGTAAATTGCATTTAGGGCACGCATGGGATACGACGTTGCAAGATATTTTGATTCGCATGAAGCGCATGCAAGGCTATGATGCTCTTTGGCTACCAGGAATGGATCATGCAGGAATTGCGACACAAGCAAAGGTAGAGCAAAAGCTACGTGAGCAAGGTGTGACACGCTATGACCTAGGACGCGAGAAATTCCTTGAAAAAACATGGGAATGGAAAGAGGAGTATGCAGGTCATATTCGCGATCAATGGGCGAAGCTAGGCTTAGCATTAGACTATTCACGTGAGCGCTTCACATTAGATGAAGGTCTATCTGATGCTGTAAAGGAAGTATTCGTTCAGTTATATGAAAAAGGCTTAATTTATCGCGGTGAGCGCATTATTAACTGGGACCCAGCGGCGAAAACAGCGTTATCAGATATTGAAGTAATTTATCAAGATGTACAAGGTGCATTTTATCATATGAAATACCCGTTAGCAGATGGCTCAGGATATGTGGAAGTTGCAACAACGCGCCCTGAAACGATGCTAGGAGACTCAGGTGTAGCGGTGCATCCAGATGATGAACGCTATCAGCATTTAATCGGTAAAACGGTTATTTTACCAATCGTAGGACGTGAAATTCCAATCGTAGCAGATGACTACGTAGATAAAGATTTTGGAACAGGTGTTGTAAAAATGACACCAGCGCATGACCCAAATGATTTTGAAGTAGGTAATCGCCATAATTTAGAGCGCATTTTAGTAATGAATGAAGACGGCACAATGAATGAGCTAGCTGGCAAGTATAAAGACATGGATCGTTTCGAATGTCGCAAGCAAATCGTAGCGGATTTACAGGAAGCAGGCGTACTATTCAAAATTGAAGAGCATATGCATTCTGTGGGTCACTCTGAGCGTTCAGGCGCTGTTGTAGAGCCATATTTATCAGCACAATGGTTTGTAAAAATGCAGCCGCTTGCCGATGCATCGCTTGAATTGCAAAAGGATGAAGCAGGCAAAGTCAACTTCGTACCAGCACGCTTTGAAAATACGTACGCACGCTGGATGGAAAATATTCGTGACTGGTGTATTTCTCGTCAATTATGGTGGGGTCACCAAATTCCAGCATGGTACCATAATGAGACAGGCGAAATTTACGTTGGCAAAGAAGCTCCAGCAGATAGCGAAAATTGGACACAGGATGAAGACGTTTTAGACACTTGGTTCTCATCTGCTTTATGGCCATTTTCAACAATGGGCTGGCCAGACGCTGAAAATGAAGAATTTAAACGCTATTACCCAACAAGCACATTAGTAACCGGCTATGATATCATTTTCTTCTGGGTTTCTCGCATGATTTTCCAAGGACTTGAATTTACAGGTGAACGCCCATTTAAAGATGTATTAATTCATGGTTTAGTGCGCGATGCAGAAGGACGCAAAATGTCCAAATCGCTAGGTAATGGTGTTGATCCAATGGATGTTATCGATCAATACGGTGCTGATTCATTGCGTTATTTCTTAGCGACAGGCTCATCGCCAGGGCAAGATTTACGTTATTCAACAGAAAAAGTAGAGGCAACTTGGAATTTTGCCAATAAAATTTGGAACGCCTCTCGCTTTGCCTTGATGAATATGGACGGCTTAACATATGATGAAATCGATTTAACAGGCAATTTATCAGTTGCAGATAAATGGATTTTATCTCGCTTAAACAATACGATCGAACGTGTAACAGCATTATCAGATAAATATGAGTTCGGCGAAGTTGGACGCGAATTGTATAACTTCATTTGGGACGATTTCTGTTCTTGGTATATTGAAATGGCGAAGCTGCCACTATATGGTGAAGATGAAGCAGCGAAAAAGACAACTCGTTCGGTGCTAGCGCATGTATTAGATCAAACGATGCGTTTATTGCACCCATTCATGCCGTTTATTACAGAAGAAATTTGGCAGCACCTACCACATGAAGGTGAATCCATTACAGTAGCAGCATGGCCAACTGTCAACCAAGCATTTAGCTTCGAGCAAGATGAGCAAAGCATGAAGCTGCTTATGGATATTATACGTTCAGTGCGTAACATCCGTGCTGAGGTAAATACACCAATGAGCAAAAAAGTAGGGCTTTACGTATCGGCAAAAGATGCAGCGACAGCAGCAGTGCTTGAGACAAACAAAGCGTACATCGAAAAATTCTGTAACCCAGAGCCTTTAATCATCGGTGAAAATGTGGAAGTACCAGGACAAACGATGTCGGCAGTTGTAACAGGCGCAGAAGTATTTTTACCGTTAGCTGGTTTAATCAACGTAGAGGAAGAAATCGCACGCTTAGAGAAAGAGCTAGAAAAATGGGCAAAAGAAGTGAAGCTTGTGACTGGCAAGCTATCAAACGAAAAATTCGTGTCGAAAGCACCAGAAGCATTAGTACAGGCAGAGCGTGAAAAATTAGCAGATTACGAAGAAAAACACGCAACGGTTGAAAAGCGTTTAGCAGAACTAAAAAATATGTAA